In Salmo salar chromosome ssa03, Ssal_v3.1, whole genome shotgun sequence, a single genomic region encodes these proteins:
- the LOC106601001 gene encoding stAR-related lipid transfer protein 3 isoform X2, whose amino-acid sequence MPGGVDYGEFGGSLPAIASLNASYSTTVSLPSPHYLVVPPGEKKVISDVRRTFCLFVTFDLLFISLLWIIELNLLALFRFLCLQLGYAALRLRHWWVIAITTLVTSSFLVAKVILSNLLSQNAFGYVLPIISFVVAWLETWFLDFKVLSIEAGDERAYLAAVNAASERASMIYPRAVSEGQFYSPPESLAGSEEDLDEEGLGRRAVSPHEKELVRQGKEAMAVVEQILAQEENWKFEKNNDMGDSVYTLEIPFHGKTFILKAFMQCTAELVYQEVILQPEKMAQWNKTVSGCQILQRVDDNTLVSYDISSGAAGGVVSARDFVNVRRVERKRDCYISAGMATDHDAKPPHSRYVRGENGPGGFVVLKSSSNPSVCTFIWVLNTDLKGRLPRYLIHQSLAATMFEFMAHLRQRITDLRSTR is encoded by the exons ATGCCGGGCGGAGTCGACTATGGGGAGTTTGGGGGGAGCCTTCCTGCCATCGCCTCTCTGAATGCGTCCTACTCCACCACTGTATCCCTACCCTCCCCCCACTACCTGGTGGTGCCCCCTGGGGAGAAGAAGGTCATCTCGGACGTCCGTCGCACCTTTTGCCTCTTTGTCACCTTTGacctcctcttcatctccctgCTGTGGATCATCGAGCTCAAT CTCCTTGCCTTGTTTCGTTTCCTGTGTCTCCAGTTGGGCTATGCTGCTCTACGTCTGAGGCACTGGTGGGTCATTGCG ATCACCACTCTAGTGACCAGCTCCTTCCTTGTAGCCAAAGTCATTCTCTCCAAT CTGCTATCCCAGAATGCTTTTGGCTATGTGTTACCCATCATATCCTTTGTGGTGGCGTGGCTGGAGACGTGGTTCCTGGACTTCAAGGTGCTCTCCATAGAGGCTGGTGATGAGAGAG ccTACCTAGCAGCAGTGAACGCAGCGTCGGAGCGAGCTTCCATGATCTACCCACGTGCTGTGTCTGAAGGACAGTTCTACTCTCCACCTGAATCCCTCGCAG GGTCTGAGGAGGACCTGGATGAGGAGGGGCTGGGTCGCAGGGCAGTCTCCCCCCATGAGAAGGAGCTGGTGAGGCAGGGTAAAGAGGCCATGGCCGTGGTGGAACAGATCCTGGCCCAGGAGGAGAACTGGAAGTTTGAGAAGAACAAT GACATGGGGGATTCTGTGTACACACTGGAGATCCCCTTCCATGGAAAGACCTTCATTCTCAAG GCCTTCATGCAGTGTACAGCAGAGCTAGTGTACCAGGAGGTGATCTTACAGCCAGAGAAGATGGCCCAGTGGAACAAAACCGTTTCTGGCTGCCAG ATCCTCCAGAGGGTGGATGACAACACCCTGGTGTCATACGATATCTCTTCCGGGGCAGCAGGGGGGGTAGTGTCTGCCAG GGACTTTGTGAATGTGAGGCGGGTGGAACGCAAACGAGACTGCTACATCTCTGCTGGCATGGCAACCGACCATGACGCCAAGCCTCCGCACAGTCGCTATGTCAG AGGTGAGAATGGTCCAGGAGGGTTTGTGGTCCTGAAGTCCAGCAGTAACCCCTCGGTTTGTACCTTTATCTGGGTGCTCAACACAGACCTCAAG GGTCGACTGCCCCGCTACCTTATCCACCAGAGTCTGGCTGCCACCATGTTTGAGTTTATGGCCCATCTACGCCAGCGCATCACTGACCTACGGTCCACTCGCTAG
- the LOC106601001 gene encoding stAR-related lipid transfer protein 3 isoform X1, protein MPGGVDYGEFGGSLPAIASLNASYSTTVSLPSPHYLVVPPGEKKVISDVRRTFCLFVTFDLLFISLLWIIELNINNSIWQSLELEVVKYNFQSSFFDIFLLALFRFLCLQLGYAALRLRHWWVIAITTLVTSSFLVAKVILSNLLSQNAFGYVLPIISFVVAWLETWFLDFKVLSIEAGDERAYLAAVNAASERASMIYPRAVSEGQFYSPPESLAGSEEDLDEEGLGRRAVSPHEKELVRQGKEAMAVVEQILAQEENWKFEKNNDMGDSVYTLEIPFHGKTFILKAFMQCTAELVYQEVILQPEKMAQWNKTVSGCQILQRVDDNTLVSYDISSGAAGGVVSARDFVNVRRVERKRDCYISAGMATDHDAKPPHSRYVRGENGPGGFVVLKSSSNPSVCTFIWVLNTDLKGRLPRYLIHQSLAATMFEFMAHLRQRITDLRSTR, encoded by the exons ATGCCGGGCGGAGTCGACTATGGGGAGTTTGGGGGGAGCCTTCCTGCCATCGCCTCTCTGAATGCGTCCTACTCCACCACTGTATCCCTACCCTCCCCCCACTACCTGGTGGTGCCCCCTGGGGAGAAGAAGGTCATCTCGGACGTCCGTCGCACCTTTTGCCTCTTTGTCACCTTTGacctcctcttcatctccctgCTGTGGATCATCGAGCTCAAT ATCAATAACTCCATTTGGCAGAGCCTTGAGCTGGAGGTTGTCAAGTACAACTTTCAGTCCTCCTTCTTTGACATCTTT CTCCTTGCCTTGTTTCGTTTCCTGTGTCTCCAGTTGGGCTATGCTGCTCTACGTCTGAGGCACTGGTGGGTCATTGCG ATCACCACTCTAGTGACCAGCTCCTTCCTTGTAGCCAAAGTCATTCTCTCCAAT CTGCTATCCCAGAATGCTTTTGGCTATGTGTTACCCATCATATCCTTTGTGGTGGCGTGGCTGGAGACGTGGTTCCTGGACTTCAAGGTGCTCTCCATAGAGGCTGGTGATGAGAGAG ccTACCTAGCAGCAGTGAACGCAGCGTCGGAGCGAGCTTCCATGATCTACCCACGTGCTGTGTCTGAAGGACAGTTCTACTCTCCACCTGAATCCCTCGCAG GGTCTGAGGAGGACCTGGATGAGGAGGGGCTGGGTCGCAGGGCAGTCTCCCCCCATGAGAAGGAGCTGGTGAGGCAGGGTAAAGAGGCCATGGCCGTGGTGGAACAGATCCTGGCCCAGGAGGAGAACTGGAAGTTTGAGAAGAACAAT GACATGGGGGATTCTGTGTACACACTGGAGATCCCCTTCCATGGAAAGACCTTCATTCTCAAG GCCTTCATGCAGTGTACAGCAGAGCTAGTGTACCAGGAGGTGATCTTACAGCCAGAGAAGATGGCCCAGTGGAACAAAACCGTTTCTGGCTGCCAG ATCCTCCAGAGGGTGGATGACAACACCCTGGTGTCATACGATATCTCTTCCGGGGCAGCAGGGGGGGTAGTGTCTGCCAG GGACTTTGTGAATGTGAGGCGGGTGGAACGCAAACGAGACTGCTACATCTCTGCTGGCATGGCAACCGACCATGACGCCAAGCCTCCGCACAGTCGCTATGTCAG AGGTGAGAATGGTCCAGGAGGGTTTGTGGTCCTGAAGTCCAGCAGTAACCCCTCGGTTTGTACCTTTATCTGGGTGCTCAACACAGACCTCAAG GGTCGACTGCCCCGCTACCTTATCCACCAGAGTCTGGCTGCCACCATGTTTGAGTTTATGGCCCATCTACGCCAGCGCATCACTGACCTACGGTCCACTCGCTAG